A window from Pleuronectes platessa chromosome 6, fPlePla1.1, whole genome shotgun sequence encodes these proteins:
- the LOC128442556 gene encoding deoxynucleoside triphosphate triphosphohydrolase SAMHD1 isoform X1, with protein sequence MPRSRRRERRGTRTTLDGGVEETCRYLRAEGLQEWENTFREQKITGVGLRYLDDARLQGIGVKLLGDRLRILHSTRKLWQIAAEPGKVFNDPIHGHVVLHPLLIRIIDTPQFQRLRNIKQLGGVYFVFPGASHNRFEHSIGVGHLAGQLVKALNDRQPELLISPRDILCVQIAGLCHDLGHGPFSHMFDQRFIPQARPGLNWKHEQASLDMFDYLVEHNKLKEEMVEQHGLKLPEDLDFIKEQIAGPLDTNGAEAEGWRYKGRQGAKSFLYEIVANKRNGIDVDKWDYFARDCYHLGIKNNFDYQRCLMFARVCEVDGQKQICTRDKEVGNLYDMFHTRNCLHTRAYQHSVCNIIEIMITEAFLKADPHIKIKGSGGKMFTLSTAIDDMEAYTKLTDHVFEQILHSSSEELAESQKILQDIVCRRLYKCLGQTNPQEHLEVTPEAIKCWEKELAESTPQSVQGVPVVQDVKLQPEDFKVDVFSLNYGMKKENPINKVRFYCKTDPTKAFQISDDQVSKMLPAVFDEQVIRVYCKKRDVKTVEVAKKHFAQWCKNNGFTTPTDADITAPVLTPVTPTMEAPVT encoded by the exons ATGCCCCGCAGCCGGAGAAGAGAGCGCCGCGGGACTCGGACTACACTCGATGGGGGCGTGGAGGAAACGTGTCGGTACCTGCGGGCAGAGGGTCTGCAGGAGTGGGAGAACACGTTCAGAG AACAAAAAATAACTGGTGTGGGCCTGAGGTACCTCGATGACGCGCGTCTGCAGGGGATTGGAGTAAA GCTCCTCGGTGACCGTCTGCGGATCCTGCACAGTACCAGGAAGCTGTGGCAGATAGCGGCAGAGCCAGGCAAG GTCTTTAATGATCCGATCCACGGGCATGTGGTGTTGCACCCACTTCTCATCAGAATCATTGACACACCTCAATTCCAGAGACTGCGAAACATCAAGCAGCTGGGAGGGGTCTACTTTGTCTTCCCCGGAGCGTCCCACAACCGCTTTGAACACAGCATCGG GGTTGGTCACTTGGCAGGACAACTTGTAAAGGCTCTAAATGACAGGCAGCCAGaactcctcatctctcccagagaCATCCTCTGCGTGCAGATCGCTGGGCTCTGCCATGACCTGG GACATGGGCCATTTTCCCATATGTTTGATCAGAGGTTCATTCCCCAAGCACGTCCTGGTCTAAACTGGAAG catgAGCAGGCCTCTTTGGACATGTTTGATTACCTGGTTGAGCACAACAagttgaaggaggagatggtggaGCAGCACGGCCTGAAGCTGCCTGAGGACCTGGATTTCATCAAGGAGCAGATTGCTGGACCATTGGACACTAATGGAGCTGAAGCTGAGGGG TGGCGTTACAAAGGCCGCCAAGGGGCCAAGTCCTTTCTCTATGAGATTGTTGCCAACAAAAGAAATGGCATTGATGTGGATAAGTGGGACTACTTTGCGAG GGACTGCTACCACCTGGGCATCAAGAACAACTTTGATTATCAGCGCTGCCTTATGTTCGCCAGGGTGTGTGAGGTGGACGGGCAGAAGCAAATCTGTACCAGAGACAAA GAGGTGGGCAATCTGTATGACATGTTCCACACAAGGAACTGCCTCCACACAAGAGCCTACCAGCACAGTGTTTGTAACATCATAGAGATCAT GATCACTGAGGCTTTTCTAAAAGCAGATCCACACATCAAGATTAAAGGCTCAGGAGGGAAGATGTTCACTCTCTCCACGGCCATAGACGACATGGAGGCCTACACCAAACTGACAG ATCATGTGTTTGAACAAATACTCCACTCGTCCTCCGAGGAGCTGGCTGAGTCGCAGAAGATTCTACAAGACATCGTCTGTCGACGCCTCTACAAGTGTCTAGGCCAAACCAATCCACAAGAACATCTGGAGGTTAccccg GAGGCGATTAAATGCTGGGAAAAAGAATTGGCAGAGTCCACTCCTCAGAGTGTCCAGGGTGTCCCGGTTGTCCAGGATGTCAAACTGCAGCCAGAAGACTTTAAAGTTGAC GTCTTTTCTCTGAACTATGGGATGAAGAAGGAGAACCCCATCAACAAAGTGCGATTCTATTGCAAAACTGACCCAACTAAAGCCTTCCAGATAAGCGATGACCAG GTGTCAAAAATGCTTCCAGCGGTGTTTGACGAGCAGGTGATCCGAGTCTACTGCAAGAAGAGGGATGTAAAGACTGTGGAGGTCGCCAAGAAGCATTTTGCTCAGTGGTGCAAAAACAACGGATTCACAACGCCTACG GACGCAGACATCACAGCGCCGGTGTTGACCCCTGTGACCCCGACAATGGAGGCTCCAGTGACATAG
- the LOC128442556 gene encoding deoxynucleoside triphosphate triphosphohydrolase SAMHD1 isoform X2, which produces MPRSRRRERRGTRTTLDGGVEETCRYLRAEGLQEWENTFREQKITGVGLRYLDDARLQGIGVKLLGDRLRILHSTRKLWQIAAEPGKVFNDPIHGHVVLHPLLIRIIDTPQFQRLRNIKQLGGVYFVFPGASHNRFEHSIGVGHLAGQLVKALNDRQPELLISPRDILCVQIAGLCHDLGHGPFSHMFDQRFIPQARPGLNWKHEQASLDMFDYLVEHNKLKEEMVEQHGLKLPEDLDFIKEQIAGPLDTNGAEAEGWRYKGRQGAKSFLYEIVANKRNGIDVDKWDYFARDCYHLGIKNNFDYQRCLMFARVCEVDGQKQICTRDKEVGNLYDMFHTRNCLHTRAYQHSVCNIIEIMITEAFLKADPHIKIKGSGGKMFTLSTAIDDMEAYTKLTDHVFEQILHSSSEELAESQKILQDIVCRRLYKCLGQTNPQEHLEVTPEAIKCWEKELAESTPQSVQGVPVVQDVKLQPEDFKVDVFSLNYGMKKENPINKVRFYCKTDPTKAFQISDDQVSKMLPAVFDEQVIRVYCKKRDVKTVEVAKKHFAQWCKNNGFTTPTLTASCPSDAPKT; this is translated from the exons ATGCCCCGCAGCCGGAGAAGAGAGCGCCGCGGGACTCGGACTACACTCGATGGGGGCGTGGAGGAAACGTGTCGGTACCTGCGGGCAGAGGGTCTGCAGGAGTGGGAGAACACGTTCAGAG AACAAAAAATAACTGGTGTGGGCCTGAGGTACCTCGATGACGCGCGTCTGCAGGGGATTGGAGTAAA GCTCCTCGGTGACCGTCTGCGGATCCTGCACAGTACCAGGAAGCTGTGGCAGATAGCGGCAGAGCCAGGCAAG GTCTTTAATGATCCGATCCACGGGCATGTGGTGTTGCACCCACTTCTCATCAGAATCATTGACACACCTCAATTCCAGAGACTGCGAAACATCAAGCAGCTGGGAGGGGTCTACTTTGTCTTCCCCGGAGCGTCCCACAACCGCTTTGAACACAGCATCGG GGTTGGTCACTTGGCAGGACAACTTGTAAAGGCTCTAAATGACAGGCAGCCAGaactcctcatctctcccagagaCATCCTCTGCGTGCAGATCGCTGGGCTCTGCCATGACCTGG GACATGGGCCATTTTCCCATATGTTTGATCAGAGGTTCATTCCCCAAGCACGTCCTGGTCTAAACTGGAAG catgAGCAGGCCTCTTTGGACATGTTTGATTACCTGGTTGAGCACAACAagttgaaggaggagatggtggaGCAGCACGGCCTGAAGCTGCCTGAGGACCTGGATTTCATCAAGGAGCAGATTGCTGGACCATTGGACACTAATGGAGCTGAAGCTGAGGGG TGGCGTTACAAAGGCCGCCAAGGGGCCAAGTCCTTTCTCTATGAGATTGTTGCCAACAAAAGAAATGGCATTGATGTGGATAAGTGGGACTACTTTGCGAG GGACTGCTACCACCTGGGCATCAAGAACAACTTTGATTATCAGCGCTGCCTTATGTTCGCCAGGGTGTGTGAGGTGGACGGGCAGAAGCAAATCTGTACCAGAGACAAA GAGGTGGGCAATCTGTATGACATGTTCCACACAAGGAACTGCCTCCACACAAGAGCCTACCAGCACAGTGTTTGTAACATCATAGAGATCAT GATCACTGAGGCTTTTCTAAAAGCAGATCCACACATCAAGATTAAAGGCTCAGGAGGGAAGATGTTCACTCTCTCCACGGCCATAGACGACATGGAGGCCTACACCAAACTGACAG ATCATGTGTTTGAACAAATACTCCACTCGTCCTCCGAGGAGCTGGCTGAGTCGCAGAAGATTCTACAAGACATCGTCTGTCGACGCCTCTACAAGTGTCTAGGCCAAACCAATCCACAAGAACATCTGGAGGTTAccccg GAGGCGATTAAATGCTGGGAAAAAGAATTGGCAGAGTCCACTCCTCAGAGTGTCCAGGGTGTCCCGGTTGTCCAGGATGTCAAACTGCAGCCAGAAGACTTTAAAGTTGAC GTCTTTTCTCTGAACTATGGGATGAAGAAGGAGAACCCCATCAACAAAGTGCGATTCTATTGCAAAACTGACCCAACTAAAGCCTTCCAGATAAGCGATGACCAG GTGTCAAAAATGCTTCCAGCGGTGTTTGACGAGCAGGTGATCCGAGTCTACTGCAAGAAGAGGGATGTAAAGACTGTGGAGGTCGCCAAGAAGCATTTTGCTCAGTGGTGCAAAAACAACGGATTCACAACGCCTACG TTAACTGCCTCCTGCCCCAGTGATGCTCCAAAGACTTGA